The genome window acagTGCTGACTTACTTTGACTTTCATCAGGAAATACTAGCATGTCCAAGATCAAAAGACTCTTAGCAAGTAGAAAGTCCTGCTCCCTCATGGTACAGATGAGGGCATTATAGCCCAGAGAGATAGaatgactttctcaaggtcatGCTTCACAGGCAACaatcaaagaaatacaaggaTTTTAAACTGACATCCATTTCTTGCTATGTCAGAAATCGGATACTATTACAAAGTGCTCTAGAGACAATGTCCCTTCTTTTGGGGTGAGAAAACTTTCAGGTAGCAAATAGCAATTAAAGTCAGTGGACTCTGATCATCTAGGGCCTGGTGATATTTTGATTATGCAGAGAGATTTGTGCTGATGGGACTGGGCCTATTCTCCCTGCCTCATGTCTTCATGTACTGAATTTAGAGGTCGTCACCTCAACGTCCTTACAGTCAGCAAGGCTCTGAGGAAATCAGGGAGcaagctcattcattcattctataaatatttattgagcacgtactatgtaccaggcactgtactaggccATAGAGAAATAATGGGAGACAAAAACAGCACAGTTTTTGCAGATCTGACAGTGAACATATTCCCTCTTGCTGTGTTTGGATGGAAACCAGGCCCTGCGCTCACCCATCTCccagtgtttatttttaagaagatttTTTACTGGGGACTTAAACAGGGGGTAACCCAGACACCCAGAGTGAATTTACAAATTTGCTATatagtggggtgggggtggggtgggggtaatAGTGGTTAAGAGTAGGAGATTAGAGTCAGGTAGATTTTGATTTAAGTCCCAGCCTCATCATTTACTAATGGTGATCTTAGGTAAATTCCTTAACTTCTCAGTCTCCTCGCCTGTACCATGAGAATATTACCTCTTCCATAGGGTTATTGCAAGAAGTAAATAAGGTAATGTATCAACACAGAggacagtgtttggcacataataaccgctcaataaatgttaactattgttataattattagaGGTCTAGGTGGAAAGAACTGGGTGGTGGACCTAGGCCTAAAGCAGCTGGTGgtgtttctaattatttttaagtcatCAGGAAACCTTTGAGGTAGTCCTAAGCTCTCTAGAGATAAACAGTGACAAAACTCAGATTAGGATCTAGTGTCCCAGGGGAAGTTGTCAGAGCTAATTTCCTCCACAGGCatactttgctttattgcacttctcAGATACTgcggggttttttttgtttcttgtttttgtttgttttaacaaattgaaggtttgtggcaaacCTGCATTGTCAGGTGATGGCTAGTATTTTTtagcaaaaaagtattttttaattaaggtatacaTATTGGTTTTTTTAGAcctaatgctattgcacacttactaGAGACTagagtgtagtgtaaacataacttttatatgccctGGGAAACCAGAAGATTTGTGTGATTTGCTTtcttgcaatatttgctttattgcagtgatctggaactgaacccCTGGTATCTCCAAGGTAGGCCTATAAATGTGTTTCCTAAATGGGCAAGGATATTGAAGAGGCTCTGAGAGGCGGACTGGGCTTAGACGAGGACTACAGGGGGGCGGTGGTAGTGGCCTTGTATGAAGACCAGAGGCAGAAAAGTAGTTCAGACCTCAGAACACTTCCCTAGTTTATTGCCACTGCCACACAAGAAGGAGATTCTCCTCGAACTCAGGGAAGTGCTGCAATTTATGCCTTTTTCTTGCTGAGAGAACTTCTTCCTCCAGTCCCCTCCTGTGAGCAAGCACAATTCATCTGCTCCCAGGAATCACTTCATTTTCTCACATGGAAAAAACGAACTTTGTTGGAGGATTGTTTGGTGTGGTTTGATTTGGGGGAGTGGGTTGCAGTATTTGGTGTCTTCTCATCAGGTTTtgatgactatatatatatatgtatagttgatttacaatgtcgtgccaatctctgttgtacagcaaagtgacgcAATTGTACAcgtatagacattctttttttaatattcttttcctttatggtttatcacaggatatagaatgtagttccctgtgctctacagtaggaccttgttgtttatccattctatatatgccactttgcatctgctaatcccagactcccagtccttccctcccacacccccctcccctttggcaaccacaagtttgttctctatgttgaTGACCTTTTCCTGGCCTCATTGGCCAATAAGCAAAATATGTAGGCATGCACCCGAGCTAAATAGCTTCACTGGCCAGCCCCACAGAGCAAGGGACTAAGTCAGGGAGCTTCTGCTTACTTTTGGGTTTGTACAACATTACACTTTATGAGAGCAAGGAAAAAGGTGGGACCAGGCCAGGGGCTTCTGCAAGCCACAGCAATTCCACCCCCAATACAACTCTAGTGACCAGGATGAGAGCAGCAGAGGCTCATTTTGTAAGGAAACTCAGCTGGGATGGCCATTCCCCATGCTCCTGGAAGCCACTCCTTCTTTGCCTTTATGAGGGCTAGGGCTCCCAAAGGCACCCATCGCTGTCTGTTTGCCAGGCTCTTGATCTACACAACTGCAGGTGGCTCAGTGCATAATAGAAGGGTTAAATGGAAGTTTCTACCAGACACTGACAGGTTAGACCTAAAGttgcagtggggaggagggacccAATTCTTTCAAAATCCTGTAATCTAAATGGCTCACAGCTCTTGGGGCAGGTAGTAACAAGGAGAGCCAAGAGAGCAAACAGAAGCCAGCAAAGACAAATACAagccatccatctgtccattaattcaaaaaatacttactatgtgccaggcactcagcTAGGCACAGTGAACATGATGGAAACAGTCCTTGCCACTGAAGAGCTCGCAATCTAGTAAAGGAGATAGCCAGGTATATTTGATGGATGCTAAGAAGGTGTAGGTAACCTGAGCACATATGGTAGGGGCAACCCAGACTGGGATGATTAGGGAAGACTTCTCAGAGGATATAGTATCTGAAGTGAACATTTAAGTAAAAGTTATCAAGGTAAAGGAGAGATACACAGAGAAATTATCTCCATAGGAGACTACTGAAATTGATCAGCATGGCAGGGTCATAGATTGCAAGGGGCAAAATAAGGCTAAAGTAGCAGGCAGGGGCTAGATGTCATGCCAAGGGGAGCATTGACTGTATTGCAAGGATAATGGAGAACCCCTGAAGGGTTGTAAGCAGAAAAGTGATATGATtagatttacatttttgaaacaaaattctGACTGCTGTTTGGAGAACAGATTGGAGGTGGCAAGCATAGATGCAGGGAGACCTTTTAGGAAACTGTTGCAGTCCTTCAGATGAGCCAAAATAGTGAGTGGATGGAGTCCAGAGATATTTAAGGTGTATTGTTGACACACTTATTGTTAACAAGACTTTCTTCCTGCTGCTTAACGTGTCCTTTTCTTTTGATGGTCCAAAGTCCTTCATGGACCTCCTTTGTCATTACCTCATTATGGATTTTCATAGCACTAACTCAACATTCCCGGGGGCACGGTGGGACTGGGAGATGGTGAATGAAATTGTATGACCTCTTAGTATGTGGCAAAGTGGAAACACCAAGGGATGCTTAATCAGGGTTGCCTAGCAACCCACCACTACCATCTCAGTGGAATTGCCTTAAAAGAAATAGAGCAGGGTTTCTCCATCTTAGCACTATCGTTATTTTGGGtgagataatttttctttgttgtgtGGGTTAGGGGGGTGTActgtgcactgtaggatatttagcagcatccctggcctctacccgctAGATGCCATTTGCCAGCACCACCCCAAAATTGTGCGACCAAATATGTCTCCAAACATTTTGAAATTCCCCTGGTGGGGTGGGTGTTGGGGGAGTCAGCcctggttaagaaccactgagGTGGAAGATTTCTCTAGTGGAGACCTGCTCCTTACCTGAAGTCTGCAGCACCCTCACTGTCCAACATAGCAGAAGCTGGTAAAAGAAGTTGCCTGTCATAAATCCTACTCCTGCAGGGGAGCCCCACAAGGTGAACTCAGCTGCTCAAAACTATGTAGGGAGGTGATCTGATGGAGGAAGTGAAAGGACGTCATGAACCTGAATTCTGGCCTTCCTTCTGGTTCCACCCAGCCACCACCCTGTTTCTAGAGAAGTGAGCATTCTATCTTCACGGgagaaatgggagagaaaagCACAGTCATCCCTCAATACCCGCAGGGGATTGCTTCCAGgaccccctgcagataccaaaatcagcaggtgctcaagtcccttacatgtGGCCCTCTGTATCCTCAAATGCAGAACCCATGAATATGGAGGGCTAACTATACTTAAAGGCTACCAAGGAAGGTAATCAAGGAGAGCACTAGGGACTGGATAGGCAGCAGCCAGCAGCGCCTTGAAATGAGAGAAGGATCCATAGCAGGGGCTGGATGGTGCATTCCATTGGGATCCCTGCCCTGTTCTGCTCTTCATTGTGAGAAATGAGGCCCTCACTCACCACTGAGTTCAAATCCTCACCAGGGTCTCTCACAAAGAACTGCAGGGAAAAAATCACAGGGTCAAAGGAAGAATAGgggtggaggaaggaaaggaaggaactcCTTGTCTGATATTGAGACTACAGCCTAGGTAAAGGGCAGCACCACTGAAATTAAAGCCCAAAATCCCCAAGCCCTAGTGCCATCTTCTCACTGGGTAATCTTCGCTAAGACTTTTCCCCTCTAGGCCTCGAATGTCCTCATGTGTCTCACTTGTGAATAATGCCCCCTTCCCAATTACCGCCACAGCTGTGATGACCCTAGGAGAGAACAGAAGGCAAACAAATACAGCATTcatgttcattgttttttattgaaagaaaagaatcagaagaagaatgaaaagaatgataaGAAGCAGaagtacaaaaagaagaaagaaagaaagaaagaaagaaagaaagaaagaaagaaagaaagaaagaaagaaagaaagggagggaggaaggaaggaaggaaggaagaaagaaagaaaaagaaagaaagaaagaaagaaagaaagaaagaaagaaagaaagaaagaaagaaagaaaaagaagtgtagGGAGGAAAGGCAGATGGGAGTAGAGGGTAAAGAGGTGAAGGATGATGGGTAGCCTGATCTCTTTGACATTGGCCTTCAGACATTGGGACACATCATGGAAATCTTTAAAAACCAGGAGAAATTCAGGATAAAACTGAAGAACAGCAGGCAGTTGATATGGGCTGACAACCCACTGGATAGGCCATGCAAGGACTCCAGGAAGGTTGACTGCTCCATTGGTGGATGTTGCAGGTGTCCTACGTGAAGGCAATCGACATCTGGATGGCTGTGTGCCTGCTCTTTGTGTTCGCTGCCCTGCTGGAGTATGCTGCTGTCAATTTTGTCTCCCGTCAGCATAAGGAATTCATGAGACTTCGAAGAAGACAGCAGCGCCAACGCATGGTGAGTATATCTAGGGAGGGccccatttcctttctcctttggaCTCTTTCCTCCCTGCTACTCCTGCCACAAATCAAGACTCAACCTAGACTGCAAGGACTAGACAGACAATCAGGACCCTGGATTCTAGTCCCAGGCTGGTCACAAATAAACTAAGTACTTTAACCTCTTtgattccatttctttatctgtcCAATGGGACGTTAATTCCTGTAGGGCCATCTAGCAGAGTGATTAAGAGCATGGGCATGGTGCCTGGCATAGTAAGTACTGAAAAAATGTTAGCCAATATTAGAACCTTATCAAGTCAATTAACATGAGATTGCTCTGAGAATTAGTGGttgctcctctctcctcccacccaggaGGAAGGTACCCCAAGTTGTCATATATTGATTGGTGGTTAAGAATTCAAGTCAGGCGTTGGTGCCTTGCTAGGGGAGCATTATAAAAGGGTCCACATAACTAAACTGGAATTGAAAAACCACCACTTGCCTCTTCTGGCTGTTGGATTTCTTCACCCTGATCTTCACTGGGTGCATCAGAGTTGTTGGGCATGAGCTGTTGTTCTCCCTCACTCTCGTTAACCCCATTTCTTCTACAGTAGAGTGATCACCTGGGTAAATAGAGTAGGGATCTTGTCATCATGACAACAGAGGCAGGtcttcctccctgtcccccatTACCCAGACAATAGGTGCTAGGTACATTGTCATGACAACAGAGGTGCCTGGGCCACTCTCACAGAAGCAAGTGCCCAATTATGAGCAAAGTTGAAAGCCTTTGCTGAGCTACATACTGGTCACTTAATCATCAGACACACAGAGTTCTGGCCTGTCTTGAGCTCCGACTCTGTTTTCTGCCTAATCTAGATGCTCTAAAGCCAAGGGGCAGGCACATATGACCTCTGGGGGCAGAAGAAACAATCTAAGCCCATTGGCTCTAGCCTGTCCGTGCCACTCTAGCACTAAGGTTCTTCTCTCTCAGTAACATCCCACCTCCCACTTCAGCTGCTCCTGGAGTACGCTTACCATATGTCTGCACTAAAAATATCTCAAAAGCTGCCTCCGGGATTTCATGTTCCTTGCTAAGTCCCTTGCTGCTGAGGACAGGGCTCCTGTCTCATCCAGTGGTTTATTAGAATTTATCAGTTCTTGCCCGGCTTCAGTCCTTGAGTTGTGTCCTGTGAAACACGCCCTCTAGTGGATCGATCCACAACTGCATTTCCTTGAGTAGGACCGATTCTTCAAGAGACCTAAAAGCCTTTCATACCGGATGCTgagacttagaaaaaaatgtggaCTTGGCAGAAGGGCAAGAAAGGTagaaacatcctttttttttactGGGGTATAGTgtctttacaatgttatgttagtttctgctgtagagtgaagtgagtcagctatgtgtatatatatatatcccctcttttttggatttccttcccatttaggtcacctcagagcattaagtagagttccctgtgctacacagaaggttctaattagttatctatttatacatattagcgtacgagggtgagtcaaaaattatccgcactctggctgtagaatttatggaagttttaatataactggagcgtggataatttttgactcaccctcatatatgtcaattccaaccTCCCAGTTCACCCTacccctcctttcccccattggtgtccatatgtgtgttctctatatctgtgtctctattactGCCTTGCAAgcaggttcatttgtaccatttttctagattccacatatatgcgttgtttttctctttctgacttacctcgcTCTGCCCCACCTCCTTATTAGCTGTGTCAAGCCTGCCCACAGGTACCAAAATCTTATCTTTATAGGGGTTTTGATCTTGATGGCTTCTCAATGCCTACCTTGGAAAAGAGGAGGAGGCTGCCAACCAGTCCCAGAGTCCTTCTGCCAGCTACCTTGCCTGTGTGGGTGTCCCAGCAACAGAAGACTGCGGTAGTTACTGTATAGCTACTCCAGGTTGACACTAGTCCCACCACCTTCCCTGAACCTCTCCAACCCCCAAATGCCCACAGCTTACCCCTTCCTGGTCATGTATAGGGTGATCCTGATCTCATAATGAAGTCTGTCATAACCAGTGCTCAATTATTACAAAGTTATAACATCAGCCTGGGCCTTGCTTGGTCACCTGGATCCTGCCTCAAAGTGGGCTGGGCTTATGATTAATGTAAATAAAGCCTGAAAACCAAAACCTGTGCCATTAGGCTGGTCCCTTTTCGAGTTTCCTAAAGCCATTGCCATCCCAGAAGAAATGTAGCAGAATCCTAGAGGTCACCAAGCAGGCTGAAAAAGTTGATGCAGGGTTAATCCATTTCTAGAACCTCTCTCTGGGCCCTGCTGTTCCAGCTAGAGAAGCAGTTTTCAGTCTGAGAGGAGCCCTCTTAGGGGAGAGATAGAATCCAGGGATCCCTTAGCCAAGAGCAAGTTAGGAGTATTCTGGAAGCCAGACAGCTGTTCACCTAGCTCCAGACTTCATCCTGTTCTTCTCGAATCACTTCTCAACCACCCATCTCCATTGCATGGTGATCTCCTTCCATGTCACAGTCTAAAATACTGATAGCTCAATTTTTTCCCAGACATTTCCACTTTGTCTTCCTAGCTAGTCTAGATGCCTCACAGGGAAGAGTCTGTCTCTCCTTTTTTATAACCTCAACAGGCCCTGGCACCAGGTTCTGGACACAGCAGCCATGGAATCCAGTCCACCAACCTTTGCAGGGTGATTAGCAAGGGCTCTCTTtcaaaatggagagagaaaaagcctTACCATTATCAATAGGATAActtgaaaaatggaagaaacttCAAAATACTGCCAAATCCTCTCAGGGGCTTGGTTCCAGAACCCTGCTTGCCTCTTTTTATCCCCCAAGGCCCTCCCCCATTCTCCAATCTCCTCTCTTCACTTCAATATACATCACTGAATATTGATCCTTCCTTCTCATCTCCACACCTCATCTTCCACACTGTGCATTCCCTTCCCAGCTTGGTTTTGGAATATATTTCCTCTCTagctccccagccctcctcccctaTAGATATCTGCTGCAAAAATGTTCTATTTCAACAGCCATGGAAGCCACAAAGTAGAGTTTAATCCTCTGTTGTCcttcccaaacacacacacacctcagaaTTTTGCCTGAATAGATAATACCCAAATCCAGGACCCCCACCCTTGAATTTTAGGCTACTCATCTTTGCTCCCCCAACTACAAGTGGTacaatatgttaaaataaaaaagagccaaGGGTGAGTTATTCTATTGGCCAtattttctctcctgtgtgaaaTAGCTTTTTCCAGCCtgagaaatatttccaaataattcCTTTTAGATTTTCTGTGATCggagaaaaggggaaataattagatctatagaaacagaaatagcAGTTGGATTCAACTTTCTCTTTCAGAGCTTTTTGCAAACAAATATATTCCATGCTTGCATCCTCTAGCTGGGGAGCTGAGAGGATCAGGATGAGCAGTAGGGAACAGTGATCTGAGGGACTCTGAACtggaaagcaaaagagaaaatcattttatttacccCCTCATTTTTCACTTATGTGGGAGACATTTTGTTtgcctctgcttcttcatctgtaaaatgggtccagTACAACCTCTCATGTACAAACAGTGTGAAAATAAATCATAGAGCCAAGGCCTATGGTGACAAGTTATGTAAAGAACTTCGAGGAGAGAGCTGAGGCTTCCCCACCACGACAGCTAAAGGTTGAAGCACCACCACAAGAGTGAACTGCCTCTGGCCTACATGTGTACAACTCTCTCCACAGAGACTGGCAAAATCAAGGATGAGTAGCAAGGCTCCATGGTGGGCAGACTTAGAGAGACCCTTCCCTATGCCAAAGGTGCCACTCTTTCTATAGGCTGAAGGGCATCAGGCCCTTGTGCAGGGGTGGGGCAAAGAGTAATCGTTTTTTCTGCCAAGCACTCTGTAGCTAAGATTCTCTTCTGAGTAGACTCTTCAGTTTGAGATCCTGAGAGGATGCTGGCTACATGAGAACAAAGCCATTCCCTGTCCTGTATTCTGAGGCATGTGGCTCGtcagtccattcattcattcaactaatatcTACTGGGTGCCTATTGGATGCCAGCAccgtgctaggcactggggacacagcagtgaccaAGACTGACGCCCTTTCCCACATCTGTACTATGAGCCcacaggaagcagagaaagagatgggATCTGTTGATAAATTTCTGgcctgagcttctctgcctctgaTGCCCAGTGATAGGCTAGGCCTTCTAGTGCTGTCATAACCAAGGCTCACTGGGACCCACCACACCAATATCTCATTGATGAAGCCACTTTTCAGTGGGTTACTATAGCTACAGAGATCCCATTATAAAAACCCTATGATGTCCTCCTAACTGCATAGCATGTGTAAAATCCACTTTTATCTACATTTTATGTATATCTGTCACATCCATTCAATATACACGTGCCTTATTCTGTTTTAGTACTGAAAGCCCCGAGTCTCAGGAAGccctcagtcctgggcaaactgaAAAGATAGTTGGTACCATCACACAAGGGGGAATTTTACTTCAGGTTATTTCTTACATAGCTGAAGCTTTTACTCCTATAAACACTGATACTTTACAAAATTATAACCATCTTTGAATGAAATATTTCTAGGTTCTGGTATATACTTACCTGTCTTCTGTCTAATTTCCAGGCTGTGAACCACCACTTCTGGTGGCAGTGTGTCCTTTAGAGGTAGACAAAATTGGGCAGGTTTGGGTTGAATAGAAACCAAGAGTAAATAGGCTCTGAGTGAGACCCTGAAAGCTCTTATGTGAGTAAAGTTCTCTCTATTGATCACTCAGAGGCTTtggttctctccctctctctctccttttccctctccttctccctctccatctctctctagatctctatctacctatctttctggCCTTACCTCCTGGCTTTCAGCTATGTTATAGCTGCTTAAGATTGTCAGCAGTCATTTATTAGACAAAATGAACTTTGCGTAGTCTGCTACATTGTTTAATGCTTATATAAAAATTTACCTCCTCAGTGCTAATGTGTTCATCAGAATGCATATATTGTACATGAATGGAATGTCTATTGGGTAATAAATGTTACCCTAGAAGCACACGTATCTGCAAGAGCACAATCAGCTTTACCGTAATTCAGAGAACCCACTAGgttatttaaaacttttggaaTTTTCAGCTTTAAGTCaggataaacatttttaaagaaactatgtACAAGGAGAATTAATCCTACAGCTTTTGGAAGTCATTAAAGTCAAGTTCCCAAGTCTAAATATCTCAGCTGTTCTTTCTAAAGGTTTCATTGTTCTGTTTATCCTGTTTATTACCAGTCAGACATAACTTGACATTGAGATGTCCCTCTCACAGTGAGTTGGCATTTCACTGGGTTTTAGATGGCTCTAAATAatgttatgcattttaaaaagacagctcGGGGCTTATCTGCAAATGGAATCATAACATATAACATCCGTACCATGTATAGCTGCTTAGAATACATCTATCTCATGAGTAGTTCTGTGGTCATAAAAAAAACATGCAATGGGCCAGTGTACCCACCCACCCTGTCTGCGTAGCACCACCTGAGATATTTGTGTGGCCACAAATAGAGACCACCTGGTCTATATTCCTCTGCCTTAGAGCTGTGACCTCAAATTCTGCCTTTTCTTCCATGTAATTCCAGGAGGAAGATATCATCCAAGAAAGTCGCTTTTATTTCCGTGGCTATGGCTTGGGCCACTGCCTGCAGGCAAGGGATGGAGGTCCAATGGAAGGTTCCGGCATTTATACCccccaacctccagcccctcttctaAGGGAAGGAGAAACCATGCGGAAACTCTACGTAGACCAGGCCAAGAGGATTGACACCATCTCCCGGGCTGTCTTCcctttcactttcctcatcttcAACATCTTCTACTGGGTTGTCTATAAAGTGCTTCGGTCAGAAGATATCCACCAGGCACTG of Hippopotamus amphibius kiboko isolate mHipAmp2 chromosome X, mHipAmp2.hap2, whole genome shotgun sequence contains these proteins:
- the TMEM31 gene encoding transmembrane protein 31 — encoded protein: MTRKGRNGVNESEGEQQLMPNNSDAPSEDQGEEIQQPEEHTPAGQRTQRAGTQPSRCRLPSRRTPATSTNGAVNLPGVLAWPIQWVVSPYQLPAVLQFYPEFLLVFKDFHDVSQCLKANVKEIRLPIILHLFTLYSHLPFLPTLLFLSFFLLLLLLIILFILLL